Genomic window (Polaromonas sp. JS666):
TTGGGCAAAGTGGGTCAGCAGGCTATCCCACACAAAAGCGGCTTCCGGGAAGCCATGCAGGAACATCAGCACCGGCCGGCCCTTCTCGCCGGCACTGCGGCATGACAGGGTGATGCCATGCGGCAGCTCCCGCAGATTTGTTTCAATCATCGCGCTATGCTTTCAATAGCTGCTTGCTCCCGTCATATCTCGGGCGCAAGCATTTTTGCTCGAAGCTTTAGCGTTGCGGGCCGGCCGTCAGGGCGGCGGGGGCGGGATTAGCCCTCGTCGCCTGTGGCAGCTTCGGCGGCCGGTTCGGCCTTTGGCTTTTTGGCCGGCTTTTCCGGCGGGTGGGCCCAGTCCCACAAATGCTGGGCCACCTCTTCCACGCCCTTGCGCTTCAGCGAAGAGAAGAGTTTGACGTCTCCGCCGCCCGCCTGCAGTCGCACAATGGACAGCGCCTTGGCGGCTTCGGTCTTGTTCAGTTTGTCCGACTTGGTCAGCAGCACCAGGAACTTCAGCCCTTCCTCGACCCGGGGGCGAAGCACGTCGAGCAGGATTTCGTCGAGCTCTGTCAGTCCCAGCCGTGGGTCGCACAGCAATACCACGGCCTTCAGGTTGTCGCGCGTCTGCAGGTAGTTGCCCATCACCTGTTGCCAGCGGTATTTGGCCTCCTTGGGCACCGCCGCATAGCCGTAGCCCGGCAAGTCGGCCAGCACCGCGTCCGTCACGCCCTGCTTGCCCAGCGAGAACAGGTTGATGCTTTGCGTGCGGCCCGGTGTCTTGGAGGCAAAGGCCAGGCGGTGCTGCTGCGTCAGCGTGTTGATGCAGGTCGATTTGCCGGCGTTGGAACGGCCCACAAAAGCGATCTCAGGCACATCCAGCCGGGGCAGGTGCTTGAGCTCGGGGGCCGTGGTGAGGAATTTGGCCGTGTGCAGCCAGCCCAGGGCGACCTTGGCATCGGACGGGGTTGAGGCGGCGGCAACTGGCGGACGGGCGGGTGAGGATGAAGTCATGATCGGGCAGTCCTTCGAGGACGTTTGCATGCGGGGGCGCGCCTTGGCATGCGGTGAAGGGGCGTCAGCCAGCAGGTCGGTGGCCAGAGGCAAAGGGGGCAGGCAATACCGGGTAAGCGGGGGCGCCTCCAAGCCATTGTAAAATCAGAAAGTTCGAAGTTTTGTGCGCCAACCAATTAAAAACACCCCGATATGAAGCTGTTTGCTACTTCCCTACTGGCCGCCCTGCTGGCCGTGTCTGCCGTGTCGTCATTTGCTGCCGGCGAGGCGCCTGCACAAGGCGCGGCTGCCGACTCTGCTGCGGCGGCACCCGCCAAGGTCGCCAAACCTGACCTGGTCAAGGGCGAAGCCAGCTTCACCGCCGTGTGCGCCAGCTGCCATGGCGCAGATGGCAACTCGGGTACACCTGTCAACCCCAAGCTGGCCCAGCAGCACCCGGAATACCTGGTCAAGCAACTGCAGGAGTTCAAGTCCGGCAAGCGCAAGAACGCCGTGATGCAGGGTTTTGCCTCGGCGCTGTCTGATGAGGACATGAAAAATATCGCCTACTGGGTCAGTTCCAAGAAAGCCAAGACCGGTTTTGCCAAAGACAAGGAACTGGTGGCCCTCGGTGAGCGCATTTACCGCGGCGGCATCGCAGACCGCCAGATTGCCGCCTGTGCTGGCTGCCACAGCCCGACGGGCGCCGGCATTCCGTCGCAGTACCCGCGCCTGTCTGGCCAGCATGCTGAATACACCGCCGCGCAGTTGACGTCCTTCCGCGACGGCGCCCGCAAAAACAGCCTGCAAATGAGCCAGGTTGCCGCCAAGCTGAACGACCGCGAGATCCGCGCCCTGGCCGATTACATTGCCGGCTTGCGTTAAACCGACGGGTTTACCGGGCAGGGAAGCCCTTTTCCACAGAAAAGGACGCCAGATCGTCCGCTGTATTGAACCCAAGCCTCCAAAACCAATCACACCATGGCGGGTCTTTCTGATGAAAGTCCCGCCTTTTTCTTTTTGTTGACCTTCTGACCCGGCACACGGCCCCATTTCACGCATGACAGTTTCCACCCAAGGCATGAAAGTTCATTGGGGCTCCCGCTCCCTGCGGGCGTCCGTGGAGTTGCTGTCGTCCATGCGGTTTTCCATCTCGCTGCTGACCGTCATCTGCATTGCTTCGGTCATTGGCACGGTGCTCAAGCAGCAGGAGCCGCTGGGCAATTACGTGAACCAGTTCGGGCCGTTCTGGGCGCAGGTGTTCAGCCTGGTCAGCCTGAACACGGTCTACAGCGCCTGGTGGTTTTTGCTGATTCTGGCTTTTCTGGTCACCAGCACCAGCCTGTGCATTGCCCGCAACGCGCCAAAAATCCTGGCCGACCTGAATCACCTCAAGGAAAACGTCCGCGAACAAAGCCTGAAGGCCTTTGGCCACCGCGCCGAGGGGGCCTTGTCCGAGGCGCCCGAGGCGGCCGCCCGGCGCATTGGCCAGACGCTGGTGCAAAGCGGCTGGAAGGTGAAACTGCAGCACAGGCCATCGTCTGGCGGCTGGATGGTGGCCGCCAAAAAAGGCGCGGCCAACAAACTGGGGTACATCGCGGCACACAGCGCCATTGTGCTGGTGTGCGTGGGCGGCCTGCTCGATGGCGACATGGTGGTGCGCGCGCAGATGTGGCTGGGCGGCAAGTCCACCTACACCGGCGGCGGGTTGATTGCCGACGTGCCGGCCCAGCACCGCCTGAGTGACCGCAACCCGACCTTTCGGGGCAACCTCCTGGTGGCCGAAGGTACGCAATCGGGCACCGCCATCCTGAACCAGCCGGGCGGGGTGCTGTTGCAGGAGCTGCCGTTTGCGATCGAGTTGAAGAAGTTCATCGTCGAGTACTACTCCACCGGCATGCCCAAGCTGTTTGCCAGCGACATCATCATTCATGACAGGGAAACCGGCGAAAAGATTCCGGCACGGGTGGAAGTCAATCACCCGGCACGCCACAAGGGCATAGAGATCTACCAGTCCAGCTTTGACGACGGCGGCTCCAGTGTCACGCTCAAGGCGATTCCGCTGGCCCCCACGGCCAAGGCGTTTGAGATCCAGGGCACGATTGGCGGCGCCAGCAGCCTGACCAATGGCGCGGACAAGCTGACACTCGAGTACACCGGGCTGCGTGTCATCAACGTGGAAAATTTCGCGTCCGCCAGCACCTTGGGGGCGGGCTCGGGGGTGGATGTGCGCAAGGTTGACCTGCACCAGGCCATTGACACGCGGCTGGGGGCGGCCAACAAGACGGTGACCCGCAAGGATCTGCGCAACATCGGCCCCAGCGTGAGCTACAAGCTGCGCGATGCCGCGGGCCAGGCCCGTGAATTCAACAACTACATGCTGCCCGTCAAGATGGACGACGGCACGGACAGCCCGGCGGTGTACCTGTTGGGTGTGCGCGAAACGCCGGCCGACCCATTTCAGTACCTGCGCATTCCCGTGGACGCGGAAGGCAGCATGGACACCTTTTTGCGCTTGCGCGCCGCGCTGGCCGATCCGGTGCAGCGCGAACTGGCCGTCAAGCGTTATGCCAGCCAAGCGATTGGCGCCGACCGGCCGGAACTGGCGCAGCAGCTGACGGCGTCGGCCTCGCGCGCGCTGGCCCTGTTTGCGGGGGCTGGGCCTGATGGCGCGCCGTCGGGCAATGCCAAAACGCCGGCCGGCCTGCAGGCCATCTCCGACTTCATGGAAGCGAATGTGCCCGAGGCCGAGCGCAACCGCGCGGGCGAGGTGCTGATCCGCATCCTCAATGGCGTGCTGTTTGAGCTGACCCAGATGACGCGAGCGAAAAACGGCCTCAAGCCGCTGGCGCAGGACGACAAGACGCAGGGGTTCATGTCCCAGATGGTGCTCAGCCTGTCGGATGCCCATCACTATCCGGCCCCCATGGCCTTTGTGCTGAAAGACTTCACCCAGGTGCAGGCCAGCGTGTTTCAGGTTGCCCGGGCGCCGGGCAGGAATATTGTCTACCTGGGCTGTGCCTTCCTGATCCTGGGGGTGTTCGCCATGCTGTACGTGCGGGAGCGCCGGGTCTGGGTCTGGCTGGCCCCGGGTGGCGGGAATTCAGGTCATTCGGACAATTCGGGTCATTCCGGCGAGGGCAGCGGTTTGGCGCATTCAGTGCCAGAATCAGGCACCAGCAGCCTCGCCACGATGGCCTTGTCCACCAACCGCAAAACCATGGATGGCGACAAGGAGTTTGAGATGTTGAAAATGAAACTGTTGCAGGCGCCTTTATGAACACCCCCTCTGGTTACACCGCAGCCGTCAACACCACCACGCTGACGGCGGGGCGTCGTTCGGGGCAAGACAGTACGCTCGACCTGAATGAAGGCTATTTCGCCCGGCGTAACGCGCTGGACTGGGTGTTCGCAGTGTTGGTGCTGGCGGGCGGCCTGTACGCCTTTGCCCGTTACAACGCGTTCATGGATGTCTACGAAAAGGGCATCTTGCTGGCCGCCATGCCGGCCGCCATGGCCATGGGCTGGTTCTGGCGTCCCTTGCGGGTGCTGATGGCGGCCGTTACCGGCTTTGCCCTGCTCGGCATCATGTCTTACCAGGGGGACCTGGCGCGGGCGGAGCAGGTATTTTGGCTCAAGTATTTCCTCTCCAGCCAGTCGGCCATCCTGTGGATGAGCGTGCTCTTTTTCATGAGCACGATTTTTTACTGGCTCGGGATGTTTGCCGGGCGTGAGGGTTCGGGCCAGAGCGCGACGCTGGAATCCCTGGGCTCGAAAATCGCCTGGGTGGCCGTGGGCATGGCCTTGATCGGCACGCTGGTGCGCTGGTACGAAAGCTACCTGATCGGCGCCGACATCGGGCACATCCCCGTGAGCAACCTGTATGAGGTGTTCGTGCTGTTTTGCTGGATGACAGCGGCGTTTTACCTCTACTTTGAAGCGCAGTACGACACCCGCGCCCTGGGTGCCTTCGTGATGCTGGTGGTGAGTGCCGCCGTCGGATTCCTCCTGTGGTACACCGTGGTGCGCGAAGCCCATGAAATCCAGCCCCTGGTGCCGGCCCTCAAAAGCTGGTGGATGAAGCTGCATGTACCCGCCAACTTCATCGGCTACGGCATGTTCTCGCTGTCGGCCATGGTGTCGCTGTCTTACCTGATCAAACAGCAGGCCGGCGAAACCCGCTGGTACAAACTCACCCCCTTGTGGCTGCTGGGCGTGGTGCTGTGTTTCGTGCCAATTGTTTTCCGCAAGTCGCCCGCCGAGGTGGGCGGCGGCAATTACTGGGCCGGATATCTGCTGGTGTCGGGACTGATTGCCGGCGGGATTTTGCTGGGCCGCCAGCGCATTGCCGCGCGCCTGCCCAGCTTTGAAATACTGGACGACGTGATGTACAAGGCCATCGCCGTTGGCTTTGCCTTTTTCACGATCGCCACCGTGCTGGGCGCGCTGTGGGCCGCTGAGGCCTGGGGTGGCTACTGGAGCTGGGATCCGAAGGAAACCTGGGCCCTGATTGTCTGGCTGAATTACGCCGCGTGGCTGCACATGCGGCTGATGAAAGGCCTGCGCGGAACGGTCGCCGCCTGGTGGGCGCTGGTCGGTCTGGCGGTTACCACCTTTGCCTTTCTGGGTGTCAACATGTTCCTGTCGGGCCTGCACAGTTACGGAACCTTGTAGCCCCGAGCGGGTCCTGATAAACATCCATGTAAGAGTTGGCTGCGCAAACAGACTAACTGACAAAGTTACTTTCAAGGACCCCAGATGCTCATCAAGACGAATGCCAGCGGGTTTAACCACCCGGTTCCCAGCGAGATCACGCCGCAGGGCATCTACCAGTCCCGCCGCGAACTGATCAAGCTGATGGCTACGGGCGCGGCGGGTGCCGCGTTGGCCGGTTGGGCCGGCCGCGAGGCGTTGGCGCAGGCGGTGCCAAAGCCCGGCAAGCTGGCGCCATTGGCCGGCGGAAAATCGGCCGTCGTGGGTGCAGTAGTCATGGAAAAAGTCACCGACTACAAAGACGTCACCACGTACAACAACTTTTACGAGTTTGGCACGGACAAGGCCGACCCGGCCAAAAACGCCCATACGCTGGTGACCAAGCCCTGGTCGGTGGCTGTTGAAGGATTGGTCAAGGAGCCCAAAACCTACACGCTGGAAGACCTGATCAGGCTCAGCCCTCAGGAAGAGCGCATTTATCGCCTGCGCTGCGTGGAGGGCTGGTCCATGGTGATTCCGTGGGTCGGGTACTCGCTGTCCGAGCTGATCAGGAAAGTCGAACCGCTGGGCAGCGCCAAATACGTGGAATTCATCAGCCAGGCCGACCCTAAAACCATGCCCTTTGTCGGTTCCCGCGTGCTTGACTGGCCTTACGTCGAGGCTCTGCGCATGGATGAAGCCATGCATCCGCTGGCTTTGCTGACCTTCGGCATGTATGGTGAAGTGCTGCCCAACCAGAATGGCGCACCGGTGCGCATGGTGTTGCCCTGGAAATACGGTTTCAAAAGCGGCAAGAGCATCGTCAAGATCCGTTTCACCGACAAGGAGCCACGGACCGCCTGGAACAAGGCGGCCGCCCAAGAGTATGGCTTTTACTCCAATGTGAACCCGAACGTGGACCATCCCCGATGGAGCCAGGCCACTGAACGCCGCATCGGCGAAGACGGCCTGTTTGCCAAGAAGCGCAAGACCCTGATGTTCAATGGCTACGAGGCACAGGTGGGCCAGCTTTACGCCGGCATGGATCTCAAGAAGTTTTTCTGAAGGTTCCCAGATGATCTCGCGCCAAAGGCTGTTGCTGCATTCCGCCGCCAAGCCGCTGCTGTTCGTCCTCTGCCTGCTGCCTTTTGTCTGGCTGTTCTACGGCGCGCTGAACAACCAGCTGGGCGCCAATCCGGCTGAGGCGCTGATTCGGGCCACCGGTGACTGGACGCTGCGCTTCATCTGCATTGTGCTGGCGGTCACGCCCTTGAGGGTCATCAGCAACACGCCGGCACTGGCGCGGTTTCGGCGCATGCTGGGGCTGTTTGCCTATTTTTATGTGGTGACCCACCTGCTGAGCTACAGCTGGTTTGACATGGGTTTCGATGTTCCGGACATCACCAGGGATATCGCCAAGCGGCCCTTTATCCTGGTGGGATTTACCGCGTTTGTGCTGTTGACCCCGCTGGCCGCCACCTCATTCAATGCCGCGATCAAGGCCATGGGGGCCAGGCGCTGGCAATGGCTGCACAAGCTGGTCTACCTGATTGCCGGTTTGGGGCTGCTGCATTTCTTCTGGATGCGCGCGGCCAAGAACAATTTTGCCGAGGTGTTTGTGTATGCCGCCATCATTGCGCTGCTTCTCGGCTGGCGCGTGCAGCAGTCCCTGAAGAAAAAGAGGCCGCTGCCCATGCCCAGCGGGCGCGTCAAGCTATCGTCCTGAATGGCTGGCTGCATCGCCTGATGCGGGCGCCCCTGCCAGTGCCCTCGCTGGCTTTATTCGGCCACCAGCTGCTCATGGCGCATCTGGTCCTGCGCATCTTCGCGGCGGCGTATCAGGTGCGCCTGGCTGCCGTCGACCAGCACCTCGGCAGCGCGGCCGCGCGTGTTGTAGTTGCTGGCCATGCTCATGCAGTAAGCGCCCGCTGACAGCACGGCCAGCACGTCGCCCGCGTTGACCGCCAGAGGCCTGTCACGGCCTATCCAGTCGCCGCTCTCACAGACCGGGCCGACCACGTCATACGTCGTGGCGGGGGCGGGACCGCCGGCCACCGCCGGCACGATGGCGTGAAAAGCTTGGTACATCGCCGGTCGCGGCAAGTCGTTCATCGCCGCATCAATGATGCAGAAGTTTTTCTGCTCGCCGGGTTTCAGGTAGAGCACCTCGGTCAGGCAGATGCCGGCATTGCCCACCAGCGAGCGGCCCGGTTCAATCATCAGTTTCTTGCTGCCGTAGCCGCGCGCGTCGAGTTTGGCCAGCAGTTGCCGCCAGAGCACGTCGGCTTCGGGCGGGGTGTCGCCGTTGTAATTGATGCCCAGGCCGCCGCCGAAGTCGATGTGCTCCAGCTCTATGCCTGCGCTTTCAATGGACGCGACCAGGTCCAGCACCCGGTCCATCGCGTCGAGGTAGGGTGTGGTTTCGGTGATCTGCGAGCCAATGTGGCAGTCGATACCCGCAACCTGCAAGCCGGGCAAGGCCGCCGCGTGCTGGTAAATGCGCAGGGCATCCTCATGGGCGACGCCGAATTTATTGCCCTTGAGGCCCGTGGAAATATAGGGATGGGTCTTGGGGTCGACATTCGGATTGACGCGAATGCTTACCGGCGCACGCAAGTTCATCGCCGCAGCAACGCCTGACAGCACGTCCAGCTCGGCCTCGCTCTCTACGTTGAAGCAGCCAATGCCAGCCGCCAGCGCCTGCCGCATCTCGGCCCGCGTCTTGCCGACCCCGGAGAAGATGATCTTGTTGGCCTGGCCGCCTGCAGCGAGCACACGTTCCAGTTCGCCGCCCGAGACAATGTCGAAACCGCAGCCGGCCCCGGCAAACACTTGCAGCACGCCCAGCGAAGAGTTGGCCTTCATGGCATAGCAGATCTGCACATCGCGCCCCGCAAAGCCGCGCTGGTAAGCGGCCAGGGCCGACAGCATCGCCGCTTTGGAGTAAACAAATAGCGGTGTGCCGTGCAGGCTCGCCAACTCGCTGACCATCAGGTCTTCGGCAAACAGGTCATTGCCACGGTACGCAAAATGGGGGTGGCCGGGGAGTTTGTGGTCTGTCATGGATGAGCTGCTTGTCAATACGGGAGGTCTGGGGCGATTAATCTTAAGGAGGGCCTGGCTTGAAAGCCATGACAGATTCACGGCGCAAAGCCGAACCCGCCTTTGTTTTCAAGCTTCAAGCGGGCGGGTGCCTGTGTTCCTGCCACCCGATGGTGCGTATCTGGCGGCCGGGAAGGCAGAATTCATCGGGCGGCCGAGGCGGGGGGCGCAGGTATGACCCCCGCAGCGGGTGCACCGGGGTCGCCGGAGGGGAGGGCCGCAGCATTGGACACCTTGGGTGGCGCTGGAAGGAAGAGCGGGCCTTTCTGACCGCAGCCGGCCAGTGCCGCAGCGCCAACCACGACGGCAACAAGGCCATGCCTGGAAACAAAAGCCCGAAGGCGGCCTAAAATTTGAAGCCAGGAATGATGTGAAGAAACCATGATGGGATTGTAATGACGGACCTTGAATACCAGGACCTGGCCGAGAGCGCGCTCACGGCAATAGAGACTGCCTGCGACCGGATCAATGATGAAACCGACGCTGACATTGACAACCAGCGTACCGGCGGCATGATCACGCTGACATTTTCAAACCGCAGCCAGATCATCATCAACCTGCAAAAACCGCTGCAGGAAATATGGATGGCCGCCAAGGCGGGTGGTTTCCATTACAAGTTCCGTGGCAATCAATGGCTGGACACCAAGGATTCCAGCGAGTTCTTCACCGGTTTGTCACGTTACGCCAGCGAGCAGGCGGGTCAGCCGCTGGTGTTCAATGCACCTGTTCCGGTGACCGGCAAGTAGGCCTTCGGGTAGCGAGGAAGGTCGAATCCGCGCCGGTGCCGGCAGCGGGAGTCAACTGTGACGCCGCAATTTTTGTCCGTCAGTTCTTGAACAGATCCAGAATCCGTTTCTTTTCGTCAGAGGGTGGCAAGACCTGAATCGGGCCGCCCGGCGTGCCCGGGGCGGGCAGTTGGCCGGCGTTGACCGCTGCCGGATCCTGCGTTCCCACGCTGCTCACCCCCGAGCCCCTGGCGTACTCGTTGTAGTACCACTCGCCATTGACATTCACCACGCCTTCGGGCGCCGGGTATTCGGTGACCGGCACGCCTTTCAGGGCGTATTCCATGAAGTTGATCCAGATCGGCAGGCTCAGGCCGCCGCCGGTTTCCCGATCGCCAAGCTTTTTGGGCGTGTCGTAACCCATCCAGACGGCTGCCGCCAGGGTGGGCTGGAAGCCGACGAACCAGGTATCGATCGAGTCATTGGTGGTACCGGTTTTACCGAAGAGGTCGGGGCGCTTGAGGGTCGCCTGCGCTCTGGCGGCTGTGCCTGAGCGCGCCACTTCCTGCAACAGGCTGTCCATGATGAAGGCGTTGCGGGCATCGATGGCCCTGGCGGACTCATCCAGGACGGGCGGTGTGGTTTCGAGCAGCACCTTGCCGCGCTGGTCGGTGATCTTGGTCACCAGGTAGGGGTTGACGCGGTAGCCGCCATTGGCAAACACCGAATAAGCCGTGGCCATTTGCATGGGCGTGACGGAGCCGGCGCCCAGTGCCATGGTCAGGTACGCCGGATGTTTTTCAGCTTCAAAGCCGAAGTGGGTGATCCAGTCCTGTGCATACTGCGCGCCCACCGACTGCAGAATGCGGATGGAAATCATGTTTTTTGATTTTTTCAGGCCGGTCCGTAAATTCATGGGCCCCTCGAAGGTGCCGTCATAGTTCTTGGGCTCCCATGGCTGGCCGCCGGTCACGCCGGCGTCAAAAAACAGGGGCGCGTCGTTGACCACGGTGGCCGGCGTGAAGCCTTTTTCCAGGGCAGCCGAATAGATGAAGGGCTTGAAGCTGGAGCCCGGTTGCCGCCAGGCCTGGGTCACATGGTTGAACTTGTTCTTCTCAAAATCAAACCCGCCCACCAGCGCGCGAATGGAGCCATCACGCGGGTCCAGCGCCACAAAAGCCCCTTCGACCTCAGGCAGCTGGGTGATCTCCCAGGTGTTTTTTGGCGTTTTGGCCACCCGGATCAGGGCGCCACGGCGAATTTTGATGCTGGGGCCCGCCTTGTCGGCCAGGCCGGATTGCGCCGGCCGAAGCCCTTCGCCGGTGATTTCAACCGTCTCGCTGTTCTGGCGCATCGCGAGAATCCGCTTGGGAGTGGCTTCCAGCACCACCGCCGACATCACGTCGCCGTTGTCGGGGTTGTCGGTCAGTGCGTCGTCAATCGCATCTTCCGTCTCCTGCGGGTTGGCCGGAAGGTCGATGAACTTCTCAGGACCGCGGTAAATTTGCCGGCGCTCGTAGTCCATGATGCCCTTGCGCAAGGCCTTGTAAGCTACTGTCTGGTCGGCGGCGCGCAAGGTGGTGTAGACATTGAGGCCGCGTGTATAGGTTTCGTCGCCATACTGGTTATGGACCAGCTGGCGTACGGTTTCAGCGACATATTCGGCATGCACCCGGCCGTTATCGCGCCCGACCCTGACCTGGAGCTCTTCCTCTTTGGCTGCCTTGGCCTGCTCTGCCGTGATGAAGCCGTTCTCCTGCATGCGCTCAATGATGTAGAGCTGGCGGGCTTTCGCGCGCTTGGGGTTGACGATCGGGTTGTACGCCGAGGGCGCTTTGGGCAGGCCGGCCAGCATGGCGGCTTCGGCGATCGAGATGTTTTTGAGGGGCTTGCCAAAGTAGGCCTCCGAAGCCGCGGCAAAGCCGTAGGCCCGGTTTCCCAGAAAAATCTGGTTCATGTAGATTTCGAGGATCTGATCCTTGGTCAGCAGGTGCTCCAGCTTGAACGTCAGCAGGATTTCATAAATCTTGCGCGTATAGCTCTTTTCGGCAGACAGGTACACATTGCGGGCCACCTGCATGGTGATGGTGGAGGCGCCCTGGCTTTTTGCACGGCCCACATTGGCAAAGCCGGCGCGGATCACACCAAGATAGTCCACGCCGCCATGCGAAAAAAAGCGGGCATCTTCGATCGCCAGCACGGCGTCCTTCATGACCTGGGGGATGTCTTTGATGGGCGTGAGGTTGCGGCGTTCTTCGCCAAACTCGCCAATCACCACGCCATCTGCGGAATACACACGCAGCGGCAACTTGGGCCGGTAGTCCAGCAAATCCGAGATGTCCGGCAGGTTGGGGTAGGCCACCGACAGGGCGACGGCTACAAACAGAAGGATGCCGACCACCCCCGCGACTGCCAGCCCGGCGCCCCACAAAACCAGCTTGATCAGCCAGCGTTGCCAGGAGGGCTGCATCACCGCGTGGGAGTTTGAGTTCGAAGAGGAGGGCTTGGAGGACATGTAGGCAATCGTAAAGTCGCGAAGCTATTATAAAAATCCCTGAAACACGTACCTGTCCGGCGCTGCTCAGAACGCCGTACTTTTACGTTTGCAGACATTGCTTCGCTGCAGTTGCTGTCGGTGCGGTCTGTCAAAACCGTCTGCTTTTGACAACGCTCTGGGTGTCTGAAATGAGAAAAATCCTTACAGCACAAAGAGCTTACTGCTACTATTCAAGTGATTTCTTAAGTATGCAGGGCTACATATTAGCCGTCATTTGGGGACCG
Coding sequences:
- a CDS encoding LPS translocon maturation chaperone LptM, giving the protein MVSSHHSWLQILGRLRAFVSRHGLVAVVVGAAALAGCGQKGPLFLPAPPKVSNAAALPSGDPGAPAAGVIPAPPASAAR
- the msrP gene encoding protein-methionine-sulfoxide reductase catalytic subunit MsrP; the protein is MLIKTNASGFNHPVPSEITPQGIYQSRRELIKLMATGAAGAALAGWAGREALAQAVPKPGKLAPLAGGKSAVVGAVVMEKVTDYKDVTTYNNFYEFGTDKADPAKNAHTLVTKPWSVAVEGLVKEPKTYTLEDLIRLSPQEERIYRLRCVEGWSMVIPWVGYSLSELIRKVEPLGSAKYVEFISQADPKTMPFVGSRVLDWPYVEALRMDEAMHPLALLTFGMYGEVLPNQNGAPVRMVLPWKYGFKSGKSIVKIRFTDKEPRTAWNKAAAQEYGFYSNVNPNVDHPRWSQATERRIGEDGLFAKKRKTLMFNGYEAQVGQLYAGMDLKKFF
- the ccsB gene encoding c-type cytochrome biogenesis protein CcsB, with translation MNTPSGYTAAVNTTTLTAGRRSGQDSTLDLNEGYFARRNALDWVFAVLVLAGGLYAFARYNAFMDVYEKGILLAAMPAAMAMGWFWRPLRVLMAAVTGFALLGIMSYQGDLARAEQVFWLKYFLSSQSAILWMSVLFFMSTIFYWLGMFAGREGSGQSATLESLGSKIAWVAVGMALIGTLVRWYESYLIGADIGHIPVSNLYEVFVLFCWMTAAFYLYFEAQYDTRALGAFVMLVVSAAVGFLLWYTVVREAHEIQPLVPALKSWWMKLHVPANFIGYGMFSLSAMVSLSYLIKQQAGETRWYKLTPLWLLGVVLCFVPIVFRKSPAEVGGGNYWAGYLLVSGLIAGGILLGRQRIAARLPSFEILDDVMYKAIAVGFAFFTIATVLGALWAAEAWGGYWSWDPKETWALIVWLNYAAWLHMRLMKGLRGTVAAWWALVGLAVTTFAFLGVNMFLSGLHSYGTL
- a CDS encoding sulfite oxidase heme-binding subunit YedZ yields the protein MISRQRLLLHSAAKPLLFVLCLLPFVWLFYGALNNQLGANPAEALIRATGDWTLRFICIVLAVTPLRVISNTPALARFRRMLGLFAYFYVVTHLLSYSWFDMGFDVPDITRDIAKRPFILVGFTAFVLLTPLAATSFNAAIKAMGARRWQWLHKLVYLIAGLGLLHFFWMRAAKNNFAEVFVYAAIIALLLGWRVQQSLKKKRPLPMPSGRVKLSS
- a CDS encoding cytochrome c biogenesis protein ResB; amino-acid sequence: MTVSTQGMKVHWGSRSLRASVELLSSMRFSISLLTVICIASVIGTVLKQQEPLGNYVNQFGPFWAQVFSLVSLNTVYSAWWFLLILAFLVTSTSLCIARNAPKILADLNHLKENVREQSLKAFGHRAEGALSEAPEAAARRIGQTLVQSGWKVKLQHRPSSGGWMVAAKKGAANKLGYIAAHSAIVLVCVGGLLDGDMVVRAQMWLGGKSTYTGGGLIADVPAQHRLSDRNPTFRGNLLVAEGTQSGTAILNQPGGVLLQELPFAIELKKFIVEYYSTGMPKLFASDIIIHDRETGEKIPARVEVNHPARHKGIEIYQSSFDDGGSSVTLKAIPLAPTAKAFEIQGTIGGASSLTNGADKLTLEYTGLRVINVENFASASTLGAGSGVDVRKVDLHQAIDTRLGAANKTVTRKDLRNIGPSVSYKLRDAAGQAREFNNYMLPVKMDDGTDSPAVYLLGVRETPADPFQYLRIPVDAEGSMDTFLRLRAALADPVQRELAVKRYASQAIGADRPELAQQLTASASRALALFAGAGPDGAPSGNAKTPAGLQAISDFMEANVPEAERNRAGEVLIRILNGVLFELTQMTRAKNGLKPLAQDDKTQGFMSQMVLSLSDAHHYPAPMAFVLKDFTQVQASVFQVARAPGRNIVYLGCAFLILGVFAMLYVRERRVWVWLAPGGGNSGHSDNSGHSGEGSGLAHSVPESGTSSLATMALSTNRKTMDGDKEFEMLKMKLLQAPL
- the lysA gene encoding diaminopimelate decarboxylase; the protein is MTDHKLPGHPHFAYRGNDLFAEDLMVSELASLHGTPLFVYSKAAMLSALAAYQRGFAGRDVQICYAMKANSSLGVLQVFAGAGCGFDIVSGGELERVLAAGGQANKIIFSGVGKTRAEMRQALAAGIGCFNVESEAELDVLSGVAAAMNLRAPVSIRVNPNVDPKTHPYISTGLKGNKFGVAHEDALRIYQHAAALPGLQVAGIDCHIGSQITETTPYLDAMDRVLDLVASIESAGIELEHIDFGGGLGINYNGDTPPEADVLWRQLLAKLDARGYGSKKLMIEPGRSLVGNAGICLTEVLYLKPGEQKNFCIIDAAMNDLPRPAMYQAFHAIVPAVAGGPAPATTYDVVGPVCESGDWIGRDRPLAVNAGDVLAVLSAGAYCMSMASNYNTRGRAAEVLVDGSQAHLIRRREDAQDQMRHEQLVAE
- the yihA gene encoding ribosome biogenesis GTP-binding protein YihA/YsxC: MTSSSPARPPVAAASTPSDAKVALGWLHTAKFLTTAPELKHLPRLDVPEIAFVGRSNAGKSTCINTLTQQHRLAFASKTPGRTQSINLFSLGKQGVTDAVLADLPGYGYAAVPKEAKYRWQQVMGNYLQTRDNLKAVVLLCDPRLGLTELDEILLDVLRPRVEEGLKFLVLLTKSDKLNKTEAAKALSIVRLQAGGGDVKLFSSLKRKGVEEVAQHLWDWAHPPEKPAKKPKAEPAAEAATGDEG
- the cyaY gene encoding iron donor protein CyaY: MTDLEYQDLAESALTAIETACDRINDETDADIDNQRTGGMITLTFSNRSQIIINLQKPLQEIWMAAKAGGFHYKFRGNQWLDTKDSSEFFTGLSRYASEQAGQPLVFNAPVPVTGK
- a CDS encoding c-type cytochrome: MKLFATSLLAALLAVSAVSSFAAGEAPAQGAAADSAAAAPAKVAKPDLVKGEASFTAVCASCHGADGNSGTPVNPKLAQQHPEYLVKQLQEFKSGKRKNAVMQGFASALSDEDMKNIAYWVSSKKAKTGFAKDKELVALGERIYRGGIADRQIAACAGCHSPTGAGIPSQYPRLSGQHAEYTAAQLTSFRDGARKNSLQMSQVAAKLNDREIRALADYIAGLR